Proteins encoded in a region of the Quercus lobata isolate SW786 chromosome 8, ValleyOak3.0 Primary Assembly, whole genome shotgun sequence genome:
- the LOC115957553 gene encoding F-box protein CPR1-like has translation MSDKEPMWDSLPPGILTHAFLQLPIKSIITCTCVSKKWKSLIQNPSFISTHLHHSSSNSNNHLFLFRLCPNEGTMWDKREREVYTLYSDNNNNNEEEDFNEHTRFDSPFPAQSGSVILRVVGTCNGLVCLARDLLSYDNSYILWNPCVRKFTRTSRPIVSYSTHGGFEETTGFGFDSKTNDYKVVRVVRLLDREDEDGSSLKVEVYSLATDEWRMVTTGLPSRCVVRGREPLAFVNGALHWIAFRRTITNNLQSFVMVFHLGDEVIREIALPEFLNGFDGDQYWVRMSISVYRNSLALFHQQDFSSPCLNIWVMKEYADESSWTKLVTLSDGQCSREYVPRALGFRRSGEVIIEMHDGALISLHFESQKLKVLGITGYGYIFDHSINGNGYTFFDSYVESLVLLDEPNRAVTY, from the coding sequence ATGTCAGACAAAgaaccgatgtgggactctcTTCCACCTGGAATCCTAACCCATGCTTTCCTGCAACTACCTATCAAATCCATCATAACTTGTACCTGTGTCTCTAAAAAATGGAAATCCCTCATCCAAAACCCTTCTTTCATTTCCACCCATCTCCACCACTCCTCCTCCAACTCCAACAACCACCTCTTTCTCTTCAGGCTTTGTCCAAATGAAGGTACGATGTGGGATAAACGTGAAAGAGAAGTCTACACGTTGTATTcggacaacaacaacaacaacgaagAAGAAGACTTCAACGAACACACCAGGTTTGACTCCCCTTTTCCTGCTCAAAGCGGTAGCGTGATACTCCGTGTGGTGGGTACTTGTAATGGCCTGGTTTGCCTCGCCAGAGATTTACTCTCTTACGATAACTCTTACATTCTCTGGAACCCTTGTGTTAGAAAGTTCACCAGAACTTCTAGACCCATTGTCAGCTACTCCACTCACGGTGGGTTTGAAGAGACTACTGGGTTTGGATTTGATTCCAAGACTAACGACTATAAAGTGGTGAGAGTTGTGAGACTTTTGGATAGAGAGGACGAGGATGGGTCTTCGCTCAAGGTCGAGGTTTACTCACTTGCCACTGATGAGTGGAGAATGGTTACTACTGGTTTGCCTTCGAGATGTGTTGTTCGTGGTCGCGAGCCACTGGCTTTTGTGAATGGTGCTCTGCATTGGATTGCTTTCAGGAGAACTATAACCAACAATTTGCAATCCTTTGTTATGGTGTTCCATCTGGGGGACGAGGTCATTCGTGAGATTGCGCTGCCAGAATTTTTGAATGGTTTCGATGGAGATCAGTATTGGGTGCGCATGTCTATTTCAGTTTATAGGAATTCCCTTGCCTTGTTTCATCAACAGGATTTTTCTAGTCCCTGTTTAAATATTTGGGTGATGAAAGAATATGCTGATGAGTCATCCTGGACCAAACTTGTTACTTTGTCTGATGGTCAATGTTCCCGTGAGTACGTACCAAGGGCATTGGGTTTTAGAAGAAGTGGTGAGGTTATAATTGAAATGCATGATGGGGCGCTCATCTCACTACACTTTGAGAGCCAGAAGCTTAAAGTGCTTGGGATTACTGGATATGGGTATATTTTCGATCATAGTATCAATGGAAATGGGTATACCTTTTTTGATTCTTATGTTGAGAGTCTAGTTTTGCTGGATGAACCCAATCGTGCAGTTACTTACtag
- the LOC115954892 gene encoding FBD-associated F-box protein At3g52670-like isoform X2, translated as MAESTSKRLKPTDPEEATVVEDRISNLPDSLLCHILSFLTTKEAVVTSILSSRWTTLWTLVPKLDFDSHEFGEIFSSDEEEQSPNHQDRWNNNRYHFTFARIVSRVWALRDRSRNNANPIKHFRLYWHSDSDPIHVDTWVRTAITPDLEELDLSISHPKPFNFPSTLFNYAKSLLVLKLKGKIVLNPPSSSSGFPSLKTVHLVDVRFANGNTVSKLLSCCPVLQNLYLQIYIRDRDNYFKIIAPTLKTLHLIFLRYWEYKLEINAPALEYLYCRGCSIEDILLGNLSNLFEANVTVDHDPNKDYGKKIRDFIGALSNVKSLHLVSNLTQEKVEWYNVDEEYTSIIERMFYEDVPICISSHLQTFHFKGFKGFRYELEFVRHILKTARFLKTMTVSSARMNSEVKVRVLKELLMFPRESRTCQIAFN; from the exons ATGGCTGAATCAACCTCAAAACGCTTGAAACCAACTGACCCAGAAGAAGCAACAGTGGTCGAAGACAGGATAAGCAATCTGCCAGACTCTCTCCTCTGCCATATCctctcttttctcacaaccaaaGAGGCTGTTGTAACAAGCATTTTGTCGAGCAGGTGGACGACACTCTGGACTCTTGTGCCAAAGCTCGACTTTGACAGCCACGAATTTGGAGAGATTTTTTCTTCAGATGAGGAGGAGCAAAGTCCTAATCATCAAGATCGGTGGAATAATAATAGGTACCATTTTACGTTTGCGCGTATCGTGTCCAGGGTCTGGGCTCTTCGCGATCGCAGTCGCAACAATGCGAATCCCATCAAACACTTTCGCCTCTACTGGCATTCTGATTCTGACCCAATCCATGTCGACACATGGGTTCGCACCGCGATTACGCCTGACTTGGAAGAGCTCGATCTCTCCATTTCTCATCCAAAACCTTTCAACTTCCCCTCTACCTTGTTTAATTACGCTAAATCATTACTAGTTTTGAAATTAAAAGGCAAAATTGTTCTTaatcctccttcttcttcttccggCTTCCCGAGCCTCAAAACTGTTCATCTTGTCGATGTCCGATTTGCAAACGGCAACACTGTCTCTAAACTCCTCAGTTGCTGCCCGGTCCTCCAAAATTTGTATTTGCAAATATATATCAGGGACCGTGATAACTATTTTAAAATCATTGCACCTACACTCAAAACAttacatttaatttttcttcGTTATTGGGAGTACAAACTTGAGATAAATGCCCCAGCTCTCGAGTACCTTTATTGCAGAGGTTGTAGTATTGAAGACATTTTGTTAGGAAATCTGTCTAACTTATTTGAAGCCAACGTTACCGTAGATCATGATCCAAATAAAGATTATGGAAAAAAGATTAGGGACTTCATCGGAGCACTCTCTAATGTCAAATCCCTTCATTTGGTCTCAAATTTAACacag GAAAAGGTAGAATGGTACAATGTTGATGAGGAATATACTTCCATCATTGAAAGGATGTTCTATGAGGACGTTCCTATATGTATATCATCGCACCTCCAGACATTTCATTTTAAAGGATTTAAAGGGTTTAGGTATGAGCTGGAATTTGTTCGACATATCCTTAAGACTGCAAGATTCTTAAAGACGATGACAGTCTCTTCTGCTCGTATGAATTCAGAGGTGAAGGTTCGTGTTCTCAAGGAGTTATTGATGTTCCCAAGGGAATCCAGGACTTGTCAAATTGCATTTAACTGA
- the LOC115954892 gene encoding FBD-associated F-box protein At5g56370-like isoform X1: protein MAESTSKRLKPTDPEEATVVEDRISNLPDSLLCHILSFLTTKEAVVTSILSSRWTTLWTLVPKLDFDSHEFGEIFSSDEEEQSPNHQDRWNNNRYHFTFARIVSRVWALRDRSRNNANPIKHFRLYWHSDSDPIHVDTWVRTAITPDLEELDLSISHPKPFNFPSTLFNYAKSLLVLKLKGKIVLNPPSSSSGFPSLKTVHLVDVRFANGNTVSKLLSCCPVLQNLYLQIYIRDRDNYFKIIAPTLKTLHLIFLRYWEYKLEINAPALEYLYCRGCSIEDILLGNLSNLFEANVTVDHDPNKDYGKKIRDFIGALSNVKSLHLVSNLTQCLCYATKTDLPMFHNLACLSIHIGYILWDVLPNLLHRAPNLAVLVFNEKVEWYNVDEEYTSIIERMFYEDVPICISSHLQTFHFKGFKGFRYELEFVRHILKTARFLKTMTVSSARMNSEVKVRVLKELLMFPRESRTCQIAFN from the exons ATGGCTGAATCAACCTCAAAACGCTTGAAACCAACTGACCCAGAAGAAGCAACAGTGGTCGAAGACAGGATAAGCAATCTGCCAGACTCTCTCCTCTGCCATATCctctcttttctcacaaccaaaGAGGCTGTTGTAACAAGCATTTTGTCGAGCAGGTGGACGACACTCTGGACTCTTGTGCCAAAGCTCGACTTTGACAGCCACGAATTTGGAGAGATTTTTTCTTCAGATGAGGAGGAGCAAAGTCCTAATCATCAAGATCGGTGGAATAATAATAGGTACCATTTTACGTTTGCGCGTATCGTGTCCAGGGTCTGGGCTCTTCGCGATCGCAGTCGCAACAATGCGAATCCCATCAAACACTTTCGCCTCTACTGGCATTCTGATTCTGACCCAATCCATGTCGACACATGGGTTCGCACCGCGATTACGCCTGACTTGGAAGAGCTCGATCTCTCCATTTCTCATCCAAAACCTTTCAACTTCCCCTCTACCTTGTTTAATTACGCTAAATCATTACTAGTTTTGAAATTAAAAGGCAAAATTGTTCTTaatcctccttcttcttcttccggCTTCCCGAGCCTCAAAACTGTTCATCTTGTCGATGTCCGATTTGCAAACGGCAACACTGTCTCTAAACTCCTCAGTTGCTGCCCGGTCCTCCAAAATTTGTATTTGCAAATATATATCAGGGACCGTGATAACTATTTTAAAATCATTGCACCTACACTCAAAACAttacatttaatttttcttcGTTATTGGGAGTACAAACTTGAGATAAATGCCCCAGCTCTCGAGTACCTTTATTGCAGAGGTTGTAGTATTGAAGACATTTTGTTAGGAAATCTGTCTAACTTATTTGAAGCCAACGTTACCGTAGATCATGATCCAAATAAAGATTATGGAAAAAAGATTAGGGACTTCATCGGAGCACTCTCTAATGTCAAATCCCTTCATTTGGTCTCAAATTTAACacag TGCCTCTGTTACGCCACTAAAACTGATCTTCCCATGTTTCATAATTTGGCTTGCTTAAGCATTCATATTGGTTATATTTTGTGGGATGTGCTCCCGAATTTGCTTCATCGGGCTCCTAATCTTGCAGTACTAGTCTTTAAT GAAAAGGTAGAATGGTACAATGTTGATGAGGAATATACTTCCATCATTGAAAGGATGTTCTATGAGGACGTTCCTATATGTATATCATCGCACCTCCAGACATTTCATTTTAAAGGATTTAAAGGGTTTAGGTATGAGCTGGAATTTGTTCGACATATCCTTAAGACTGCAAGATTCTTAAAGACGATGACAGTCTCTTCTGCTCGTATGAATTCAGAGGTGAAGGTTCGTGTTCTCAAGGAGTTATTGATGTTCCCAAGGGAATCCAGGACTTGTCAAATTGCATTTAACTGA